A section of the candidate division WOR-3 bacterium genome encodes:
- the pbpC gene encoding penicillin-binding protein 1C — protein sequence MSKLVSYSLGFLFLSITVFILIPPDRNMIYVRTNSIVITDRNGALLRNVLSRDYKTSIWKDLKEISPYLTKATIIKEDKRFLMHNGIDLSALVRALIENIKKKKICSGGSTITMQVAKMVLNNKRRTITNKIIEILYALKLELYLRKDEILEIYLNRAPYGYQTYGVEAAAQFYFNKSARDLSLNEACFLALLPQTPTIWSSPKKINLLIEEKNKILRKMLIFNLIDSTDFLCALNEPISINRNRIIFRAPHFVDFLLNNLTENTYSIITSTLDIKLQEYIEKLLFTSISALRKYNVNQGAVVVLDTRTGEILSMVGSKDYFAEKDGQVNGCVALRQPGSALKPFLYLLALTQGLPMSYLMNDTITEFKLSDGTVFAPRNFGNKYHRYVRAREALGSSFNIPAVYILNRLGVTNFYSFLSKLHFTTIFKQPEFYGLSLSLGSAEVRLLELTNAYRAIANRGIWRQYQFIKGQMKTQMGERVFSEEAAFIITDVLSDNSSRIKAFGDDSPLNLPFPCAVKTGTTKNFKDNWCVGFTDKYTVGVWVGNFDGSPMNGVSGISGAAPLFRDIMIELHRNEYPKEFERPKSVISLKVCARTGLIPKKECPLIEEIFIAGTEPKDSCDFCANKKEFIMLKTAIRSENKVLKIIHPNDGDIFKLDPQIPYRNQAISIKVYGDTSIKKVILKLNGNILCEKSEREVTFLWQPKPGLYELEATGITTNGEISDRVKYRVY from the coding sequence ATGAGTAAATTGGTAAGTTACAGTCTGGGATTCCTTTTTCTCTCCATTACAGTATTTATTTTAATCCCACCTGATAGAAATATGATATATGTGAGGACAAACTCAATAGTGATAACCGACCGTAATGGAGCCCTGTTAAGAAATGTTCTTTCCCGCGATTATAAAACAAGTATTTGGAAAGATCTAAAAGAAATCTCTCCATACTTGACTAAAGCGACTATAATTAAAGAAGATAAAAGATTTTTAATGCACAACGGAATCGATCTCAGCGCACTGGTGCGGGCGCTCATTGAAAATATAAAAAAGAAAAAAATTTGTTCAGGAGGTTCGACAATCACGATGCAAGTTGCTAAGATGGTATTGAACAATAAACGCCGAACAATAACCAACAAGATAATAGAAATACTTTATGCCTTAAAACTTGAACTCTATTTACGAAAGGATGAAATTCTTGAGATATATCTTAATCGTGCTCCATACGGTTACCAAACCTATGGGGTTGAAGCAGCCGCGCAATTTTATTTCAACAAGTCAGCACGTGATTTATCACTTAATGAAGCCTGTTTTCTCGCATTGCTTCCCCAGACTCCAACTATCTGGAGCTCGCCAAAAAAAATTAATTTGCTAATTGAGGAGAAGAATAAAATACTGAGAAAAATGTTGATTTTCAATTTGATTGATTCTACCGATTTTCTATGTGCGTTGAACGAACCAATTAGCATAAACCGAAATAGAATAATTTTTCGGGCACCACACTTTGTGGATTTTTTATTGAACAACTTAACAGAGAATACATATTCAATTATTACTTCAACACTTGATATAAAGTTGCAGGAATATATCGAAAAACTATTATTTACTTCAATTTCTGCATTAAGAAAATATAATGTAAATCAAGGGGCAGTGGTAGTTTTGGATACTCGGACCGGAGAAATTTTAAGTATGGTAGGATCCAAGGATTACTTTGCTGAAAAGGACGGACAGGTAAATGGGTGTGTGGCTTTAAGACAACCAGGTTCGGCTCTAAAACCGTTTCTTTACCTTCTGGCATTAACCCAAGGCTTACCAATGAGTTATTTAATGAATGATACCATAACCGAGTTCAAACTTTCCGATGGCACTGTCTTTGCACCACGAAATTTTGGTAATAAATACCATAGATATGTTCGGGCTCGGGAAGCGCTTGGTTCATCTTTTAATATTCCTGCCGTATATATCCTCAATAGGTTAGGGGTAACAAATTTCTATAGTTTTCTCTCCAAACTTCATTTTACGACTATTTTTAAACAACCTGAATTCTATGGACTTTCGCTTTCCCTGGGTTCAGCCGAGGTAAGACTCCTCGAACTAACCAACGCTTATCGAGCTATTGCTAACCGCGGCATTTGGCGCCAATATCAATTCATAAAAGGTCAAATGAAAACCCAAATGGGGGAGAGGGTTTTTTCCGAAGAAGCCGCTTTCATTATAACCGATGTTTTATCAGATAATTCAAGCCGCATTAAAGCATTTGGTGATGATTCGCCCTTGAATTTACCATTTCCCTGTGCAGTTAAAACAGGAACAACAAAGAATTTCAAAGATAACTGGTGTGTAGGTTTTACTGATAAATATACGGTTGGTGTCTGGGTTGGAAATTTTGATGGCTCACCAATGAATGGTGTATCAGGTATTTCAGGTGCGGCACCATTATTCAGAGATATTATGATTGAATTGCACCGGAATGAATATCCAAAAGAATTTGAAAGACCAAAATCTGTTATTTCATTAAAAGTCTGTGCAAGAACTGGTTTGATTCCAAAAAAAGAATGTCCGTTGATAGAAGAGATATTTATTGCAGGAACCGAGCCAAAAGACAGCTGTGATTTTTGTGCCAATAAAAAAGAATTTATTATGCTTAAAACCGCAATCCGATCAGAAAATAAAGTATTAAAAATCATCCATCCGAATGATGGTGATATATTCAAACTTGACCCCCAAATTCCGTACAGGAATCAAGCAATTTCAATAAAAGTTTATGGAGATACGAGCATTAAAAAGGTTATCTTGAAATTGAATGGTAATATTTTATGCGAAAAAAGTGAAAGGGAAGTCACATTCCTTTGGCAACCCAAACCAGGACTTTACGAACTTGAAGCGACTGGAATAACTACCAACGGAGAAATATCAGACAGAGTAAAATATCGCGTATATTAG
- a CDS encoding DUF554 domain-containing protein produces the protein MLGTITNTILVIIGSTIGLFVKKGIPENIKNIILTGLGIFTCALGLKMGIQMEKPIAIIISLVSGGIIGELIDIEAFIEQIGEKIKKIKTFSESKNFAQGFVTASILFSVGPMTILGCIQDGLSHKPELLITKSIMDCISAIILTSTLGIGVLFSAVVVLLFQGSITILASQLNFLGTPYFLNDFTGIGGILVFAIGIRLLGLKDIKVGNFLPALVIIILFKLFIKI, from the coding sequence ATGCTGGGGACAATAACAAATACTATTCTCGTGATTATAGGCAGCACTATCGGCTTGTTCGTAAAAAAAGGTATACCTGAAAACATTAAGAATATAATTTTAACAGGACTCGGCATTTTTACATGCGCCTTAGGACTAAAAATGGGGATTCAGATGGAAAAGCCTATCGCAATTATTATCAGCCTTGTATCAGGCGGTATTATAGGAGAACTTATAGATATTGAAGCTTTTATTGAACAAATTGGAGAAAAGATTAAGAAAATAAAAACTTTTTCAGAATCGAAAAATTTTGCTCAAGGTTTTGTAACTGCGAGTATTTTGTTTTCAGTAGGTCCGATGACAATCCTTGGTTGTATCCAGGATGGTCTTTCGCATAAACCAGAATTATTGATTACCAAATCAATTATGGATTGCATATCCGCGATTATCCTTACATCTACTTTGGGCATTGGTGTTTTGTTCTCTGCGGTCGTTGTTTTACTATTTCAAGGTTCAATAACTATTCTTGCTTCCCAGCTTAATTTTCTTGGCACACCATACTTTTTGAATGATTTTACAGGAATCGGGGGTATCCTCGTATTTGCCATTGGGATAAGGCTCCTTGGGTTGAAAGATATTAAAGTAGGGAATTTCCTGCCAGCCCTGGTGATAATTATTTTATTTAAATTATTTATTAAAATTTAA
- a CDS encoding metalloregulator ArsR/SmtB family transcription factor: protein MRKKMPETEYRASRVCRVLGNPTAYQIVKLLLGRKMTPGEIAKEMGISEALASVTLRTLRNIDIVRYETKGKEKIYWIKDDFIDGICNILEKFVIKMREKNW from the coding sequence ATGAGAAAGAAGATGCCGGAGACTGAGTATAGGGCGTCAAGGGTCTGCAGGGTTTTGGGAAATCCGACAGCTTATCAGATTGTGAAATTGTTATTGGGTAGAAAAATGACACCAGGTGAGATTGCTAAAGAAATGGGTATTTCAGAAGCGCTCGCTTCTGTTACTTTAAGAACTTTAAGGAATATTGATATTGTGCGGTATGAGACGAAAGGCAAGGAGAAGATTTACTGGATAAAAGACGACTTTATTGATGGAATATGCAATATACTGGAAAAATTTGTAATTAAAATGCGAGAAAAAAATTGGTAA
- a CDS encoding alanine--glyoxylate aminotransferase family protein: protein MHKKLFIPGPTEVREDILQAQARPMIGHRSKEFSTLYEGIVNKIKKALNTQNHVIVFTSSGTGIMEGAIRNCVYKDVLCCVNGAFSDRWFKIAKACGKNADEIRVDWGKAIKPEMIEDKLKKKKYDAVTLVHNESSTGVRAPIEEIAEVMKKYPDTFFLVDTVSSLMGDKIEIDKLGIDVCLTSSQKCFALPPGLAVCTVSQRALERTRTIPDRGYYFDFDAMLKRYEKDRQTPTTPAVTLMYAMDKQMDKILAEGMENRYKRHLEMANYVREWAKKYFALFPEPGYESVTLTCVDNVRKISVADLNSELGKRGFQISNGYGDLKEKTFRIAHMGDLTLEEIKELINNINDILKL from the coding sequence ATGCACAAAAAACTCTTCATTCCTGGACCAACTGAAGTCCGGGAAGATATCTTACAAGCTCAAGCAAGACCAATGATAGGCCATCGGTCCAAGGAATTCAGCACGCTCTATGAAGGGATTGTAAATAAGATTAAAAAAGCACTGAATACCCAGAACCATGTGATTGTTTTTACTTCTTCGGGAACAGGTATTATGGAAGGTGCAATACGAAATTGCGTTTATAAAGATGTCCTTTGTTGTGTCAATGGAGCCTTTAGTGATAGATGGTTTAAGATTGCCAAGGCATGCGGTAAAAATGCGGATGAGATCCGCGTTGATTGGGGTAAGGCAATCAAACCGGAAATGATCGAAGACAAACTAAAAAAGAAAAAATACGATGCAGTTACATTGGTCCATAATGAATCATCAACAGGTGTGCGTGCACCAATTGAAGAGATTGCCGAAGTGATGAAAAAATATCCTGATACCTTTTTCCTTGTTGATACCGTGAGTTCATTGATGGGTGATAAGATTGAGATTGATAAACTTGGCATAGATGTTTGTTTGACCAGCAGTCAGAAATGCTTTGCCCTCCCTCCTGGTCTTGCAGTCTGTACTGTTTCTCAACGAGCATTAGAACGCACTCGAACTATTCCGGACCGCGGTTATTATTTTGATTTTGATGCGATGTTAAAGAGATATGAAAAAGACCGTCAGACGCCCACCACTCCCGCAGTCACCTTAATGTATGCAATGGATAAACAGATGGATAAAATCCTGGCAGAAGGTATGGAAAATCGCTACAAACGGCATTTAGAGATGGCAAATTATGTTCGTGAATGGGCAAAAAAATACTTCGCGTTATTCCCCGAACCTGGTTACGAATCGGTTACACTTACTTGCGTAGACAATGTCCGAAAAATCTCTGTTGCGGATCTTAATAGCGAATTGGGGAAACGAGGGTTTCAGATTTCCAATGGTTATGGCGACCTAAAGGAAAAAACATTCCGCATTGCCCATATGGGGGATTTAACGCTCGAAGAGATTAAGGAACTTATAAATAATATAAACGATATTCTCAAATTATAG
- a CDS encoding CNNM domain-containing protein, translating to MLSIGIFTATETAFLCVDKTKLFTYAREKKYWAILVSDFLRKTAEFFSTILVCEDFLIVIASNLFALYFLKNFGENYVVLSTILLSFFSLIFGQLIPKSIALNYPEQTLALTARVIAFFGVLLSPIIFLLARVSESLATIFKIPTPTELIRRRDIVFAVSEYEKDTSLLTARLFDFTHRKVFEIMRPINIAFVCKKDEDFKKFCMESSRIFRVIPVLDPVTGEIIGIINTKDYFFTEQLEIKSPFFVNENDKCMQVFLKMKEKNEHLAVVQDAQKNAVGIITIYDLIEELVGSIREER from the coding sequence GTGCTATCGATAGGTATATTTACTGCAACTGAGACCGCATTTTTATGTGTGGATAAGACAAAACTCTTTACCTATGCCAGAGAGAAGAAGTACTGGGCGATATTGGTTAGCGATTTTCTGAGAAAAACAGCTGAATTTTTTTCTACGATCCTTGTTTGCGAAGATTTTTTAATCGTTATTGCTTCCAATTTATTTGCTCTGTATTTCCTTAAGAATTTCGGGGAAAATTATGTGGTTTTATCAACAATACTTTTATCCTTTTTTTCATTAATCTTTGGGCAACTGATTCCTAAATCTATTGCCTTGAATTATCCGGAGCAAACACTGGCACTCACGGCACGGGTGATTGCCTTTTTTGGGGTTTTGCTATCGCCGATAATTTTTTTGCTTGCTCGGGTTAGCGAAAGCCTGGCAACAATTTTTAAAATCCCCACTCCTACAGAGTTGATTCGCCGCCGGGATATCGTCTTCGCCGTAAGCGAATATGAAAAGGACACCAGTTTACTTACCGCACGCTTGTTTGACTTTACCCATCGCAAAGTTTTTGAGATTATGCGGCCTATAAATATCGCGTTTGTCTGTAAAAAAGACGAAGATTTTAAAAAATTCTGTATGGAATCAAGTCGGATTTTTCGTGTTATCCCGGTGCTGGACCCGGTAACTGGTGAAATCATTGGTATTATCAACACCAAAGATTACTTTTTCACCGAACAGCTCGAAATAAAATCTCCTTTTTTTGTTAACGAAAACGATAAATGTATGCAGGTTTTTTTAAAAATGAAGGAAAAAAATGAGCATCTTGCTGTGGTCCAAGACGCGCAAAAAAATGCGGTGGGCATCATCACTATTTACGACCTTATTGAGGAACTTGTTGGTTCAATAAGGGAAGAAAGATAG
- a CDS encoding GxxExxY protein, which produces MANYDKWLQDVVEAAEEVLRNLPPIELDEKVYEEALCHEMRIRGIPYERQRNFELLYKGYKIGTGRVDFIINPYWATKKEENVLEIKSVKKIEKKHIKQAKVYMNSLGINKGAVMGIHYKVGVQVEPLELSTVKGERLVQEFIRY; this is translated from the coding sequence ATGGCAAATTATGATAAGTGGCTGCAAGATGTAGTGGAGGCGGCGGAAGAGGTATTGAGAAACCTGCCGCCTATTGAATTGGACGAAAAGGTATATGAAGAGGCTTTATGCCATGAGATGCGTATTCGAGGGATTCCGTATGAACGACAGAGGAATTTTGAACTACTTTATAAGGGATACAAAATTGGGACAGGGAGAGTCGATTTTATAATCAATCCCTACTGGGCAACTAAAAAAGAGGAGAATGTTTTAGAAATTAAAAGTGTAAAGAAAATAGAAAAAAAGCATATCAAGCAGGCGAAGGTATATATGAATTCGCTTGGGATAAATAAAGGTGCAGTTATGGGTATTCACTACAAGGTTGGTGTGCAGGTAGAACCATTAGAGTTGTCAACAGTAAAAGGGGAGAGGCTGGTTCAGGAATTTATCCGATACTAA
- a CDS encoding rRNA maturation RNAse YbeY yields the protein MKLPKLKINIYNQTHTHIPDRKRLRKLVNYIFKKEGNKSITSINIIIADGSYLRRLNREFFGRNRTTNVISFNLGELGEVYISRAQTRELFDLYYYLAHGLLHILGYDHKTKKDNELMEKKCLDYLNAFFALEKNNL from the coding sequence ATGAAACTTCCGAAGTTAAAGATAAATATTTATAATCAAACCCACACACATATACCCGATAGGAAGAGATTGAGGAAATTAGTAAATTATATTTTCAAAAAAGAAGGTAACAAATCTATCACCTCAATCAATATCATTATCGCTGATGGTTCTTACCTGCGCCGTCTAAACAGAGAGTTTTTTGGGCGCAACCGAACAACCAATGTGATCTCTTTCAATCTCGGCGAACTTGGCGAGGTGTATATCTCAAGGGCGCAAACCCGAGAACTATTCGATTTATACTATTATCTTGCCCATGGTTTACTACATATTTTAGGTTATGACCACAAAACCAAAAAAGATAATGAATTGATGGAAAAGAAATGCCTTGATTATCTTAATGCATTTTTTGCATTGGAAAAAAATAACCTATGA
- a CDS encoding secondary thiamine-phosphate synthase enzyme YjbQ — MIEKIKISTKNRNELVDITNEVKKIIEKNKIKDGVIHIFCPHTTAAIAINENYDPSVQEDITNALEKLIPYRGNYSHTEGNADAHIKAAIVGSSRTLFIEDGKLAFGTWQGIFFCEFDGPRTREVWVKIIKSL; from the coding sequence GTGATTGAAAAAATCAAGATCTCAACAAAAAATAGAAATGAACTTGTTGATATAACCAACGAGGTTAAAAAGATTATTGAGAAGAATAAAATTAAAGATGGGGTAATCCATATTTTCTGTCCGCATACAACTGCAGCAATAGCTATAAATGAAAATTATGATCCATCAGTCCAGGAAGATATAACAAATGCGCTTGAAAAACTCATTCCCTATCGCGGAAATTATTCTCATACTGAGGGTAATGCTGATGCCCACATAAAGGCAGCGATAGTCGGTTCATCACGGACATTATTCATTGAAGATGGTAAACTTGCCTTCGGCACTTGGCAGGGAATTTTTTTCTGCGAATTTGATGGACCCAGAACAAGGGAAGTATGGGTGAAAATTATAAAAAGTCTCTAA
- a CDS encoding hemolysin family protein — protein sequence MIHHYLLIILLLACSAFFSGMEAAIFSLSKFRVKSLLFENIKGAHSLSHLKNEPFNTLFTLLFMNDLVNIGASSLATVIITHILLKLNLAPVFFYPFEIFLMTFLLLLLGEITPKTVFLNNAEYLALRLSFIVEILNKLTFPLATLFSNILRTLTPTPKGFNISEEDIKKMLTEAKAQNILEEVEVQLTYRILKFGKTLVHEIMIPADKVIGVREQQSVIEAMELMKKTRHSRICVYKSSEPNEVIGVLYAKDLILKEFTGQEKVTLCMRSPFVIPKTEPIDELLIDFRKKGIHFAVINDENGKFVGIVTLNDILKYLFGTLPEI from the coding sequence ATGATCCACCATTATCTATTGATTATCCTTCTGTTAGCTTGTAGTGCTTTTTTCTCTGGTATGGAGGCGGCAATATTTTCTTTAAGCAAATTTCGTGTGAAAAGCTTGCTTTTTGAGAATATCAAGGGGGCACACAGTCTTTCCCATTTAAAAAATGAACCATTTAACACACTTTTCACCTTGCTTTTTATGAATGATCTTGTTAATATTGGTGCCTCCTCGTTAGCAACCGTAATCATAACTCACATTCTTTTAAAACTGAATTTAGCCCCTGTCTTCTTCTATCCCTTTGAAATATTCCTTATGACCTTTCTTCTACTCTTACTGGGGGAAATAACGCCCAAAACAGTTTTTCTTAATAATGCAGAATACTTGGCACTGCGGCTAAGTTTTATTGTTGAGATTCTCAATAAACTTACTTTTCCTTTAGCCACGCTTTTCAGCAATATCCTTCGCACTTTGACCCCGACGCCGAAAGGTTTTAATATTTCAGAAGAAGATATCAAGAAAATGCTGACAGAGGCTAAAGCCCAGAATATTCTTGAAGAGGTAGAAGTGCAACTTACTTACCGCATATTAAAATTTGGAAAAACATTGGTCCATGAAATTATGATTCCTGCCGATAAGGTTATCGGGGTAAGAGAGCAGCAATCTGTTATCGAGGCAATGGAACTGATGAAAAAAACAAGACATTCACGGATTTGTGTATATAAAAGTAGCGAACCTAACGAGGTGATAGGGGTTTTATACGCCAAGGATCTAATTTTGAAAGAATTTACGGGTCAAGAAAAAGTGACTCTCTGCATGCGTAGTCCTTTTGTTATTCCCAAGACAGAACCGATTGATGAACTATTGATTGACTTCAGAAAGAAGGGTATTCATTTTGCGGTTATCAATGATGAAAATGGAAAATTTGTTGGTATTGTGACACTAAATGACATTCTTAAATATCTATTCGGCACTCTTCCCGAAATATGA